Proteins co-encoded in one Cucurbita pepo subsp. pepo cultivar mu-cu-16 chromosome LG15, ASM280686v2, whole genome shotgun sequence genomic window:
- the LOC111811241 gene encoding uncharacterized protein DDB_G0280205: MAAQVSTLIRVLAGGGGGGGYNDEDNRTPLGNGQEPTPLVTRDLLGQSSNLAASQELDLDLQVPSGWEKRLDLKSGKVYIQRSQTPDSPLNSDSKHHQMTNQTESKFQDLNFPPSPSKRTLNLFNETSLDLKLTSSPSPSPSPSTNYASVCTLDKVKSALERADKELVKKRSSLWKSTSSPSSYSSSSSAAAKEIQEEEEAVENRNETAAPMAVGCRGCLSYVLVTKNNPRCPRCNSVVPLASMKKPRIDLNMSI; encoded by the exons ATGGCTGCCCAAGTCAGCACTCTGATTCGGGTACTcgccggcggcggcggaggcggaggcTACAACGACGAAGATAACCGGACGCCCCTCGGTAATGGCCAGGAACCAACGCCTCTCGTTACTCGCGATTTGCTCGGCCAATCTTCCAACCTCGCCGCCTCTCAGGAATTGGACCTCGATTTGCAGGTTCCCTCCGGCTGGGAAAAAAGACTCGACTTGAAG TCGGGGAAAGTTTACATACAGAGAAGTCAAACACCGGATTCTCCTCTGAATTCAGATTCAAAACACCACCAAATGACAAACCAAACAGAGTCCAAATTCCAGGATTTGAATTTCCCCCCATCTCCTTCAAAACGAACATTAAATCTCTTCAATGAAACCAGCTTGGATTTGAAACTGACGtcgtcgccgtcgccgtcgccgtctCCGTCGACCAATTACGCCAGTGTTTGCACTCTGGATAAGGTGAAATCCGCTCTGGAAAGAGCCGACAAGGAGCTAGTTAAAAAAAGGTCTTCGCTATGGAAATCGACGTCGTCGCCGTCGTCGTactcgtcgtcgtcgtctgCGGCGGCGAAGGaaattcaagaagaagaagaagcggTGGAAAATAGAAACGAGACGGCGGCGCCGATGGCGGTGGGTTGCCGTGGATGTTTATCTTATGTATTGGTAACGAAAAACAACCCGAGATGTCCTCGTTGCAATTCTGTTGTTCCGTTGGCGAGCATGAAGAAACCTCGGATTGATCTAAACATGTCTATATAA